From Thalassococcus sp. S3, one genomic window encodes:
- a CDS encoding disulfide bond formation protein B, translated as MTRSQLITLAAFGSAALLLGAFAFQHLGGLAPCAMCIWQRYPHAVAVICAGLALLLGGRIFLMLGGLAVVATGGIGVYHTGVERGWWEGPSTCTSGPVGDLSTDELMDQIMAAPLVRCDEVPWELLSLSMASWNTLLSLGLLALWLLALRAPAR; from the coding sequence ATGACACGCTCCCAACTCATCACGCTGGCTGCGTTCGGCTCGGCGGCGTTGCTGCTGGGCGCCTTCGCCTTCCAGCATTTGGGGGGACTCGCGCCCTGTGCGATGTGCATCTGGCAGCGCTACCCGCATGCCGTGGCCGTTATCTGTGCTGGACTGGCCCTCCTGCTGGGCGGGCGCATCTTCCTGATGCTGGGCGGTCTGGCCGTCGTCGCGACCGGAGGCATCGGCGTCTATCACACCGGGGTCGAACGGGGATGGTGGGAAGGCCCCAGCACCTGCACGTCTGGCCCCGTCGGCGATCTTTCAACCGACGAGTTGATGGACCAGATCATGGCTGCGCCCCTCGTGCGCTGCGACGAGGTGCCATGGGAGCTGTTAAGCCTGTCCATGGCAAGCTGGAACACCCTTCTGTCTCTGGGCCTCCTGGCGCTCTGGCTTCTCGCCCTGCGCGCGCCCGCCCGCTAG
- a CDS encoding HNH endonuclease yields the protein MDGDFRTEFVREPSALRHHPALVLNADYRPLSYYPLSLWPWQDAIKAAWLDRVDIVAEYDEVVRSPSTEIRIPSVVVLKDYVKPQKKVAFTRFNLFLRDEFRCQYCGAKGELTFDHVVPRSAGGVTSWQNVVAACSPCNLRKGSKSLRRAGMSLRKPPRQPGAEELRNMGRKFPPNHLHESWMDFLYWDAELEA from the coding sequence ATGGACGGCGATTTCAGGACGGAGTTTGTACGCGAACCCAGCGCGCTGAGGCATCATCCGGCGTTGGTGCTGAATGCCGACTACCGGCCACTCTCCTACTACCCGCTTTCGCTTTGGCCCTGGCAGGATGCGATCAAGGCGGCCTGGCTTGATCGGGTCGATATCGTTGCGGAATATGACGAGGTGGTGCGCAGCCCCTCGACAGAGATCCGGATCCCGTCGGTTGTGGTGCTGAAGGATTACGTCAAGCCGCAGAAGAAAGTTGCGTTCACGCGGTTCAACCTGTTTTTGCGGGATGAGTTTCGCTGCCAGTATTGCGGAGCGAAGGGGGAATTGACCTTCGATCATGTCGTGCCCCGCTCGGCCGGGGGGGTGACAAGCTGGCAGAACGTGGTCGCCGCCTGCAGCCCCTGTAATCTGCGCAAGGGATCGAAGTCGCTGAGACGTGCCGGCATGTCGTTGCGCAAGCCGCCCCGCCAGCCCGGCGCCGAGGAGTTGCGCAACATGGGGCGGAAGTTCCCGCCGAACCATCTGCACGAAAGCTGGATGGACTTCCTGTACTGGGATGCTGAACTGGAAGCGTAA
- a CDS encoding DNA-3-methyladenine glycosylase, which yields MIGRRIEGPDCVAEGAAWLAARDARFAEALAQTGPLPLRLRPDGFAQLLSAIVSQQVSVASANAIWNRMRAARLTGPRKILWASDDDLRAVGLSRQKIRYARALADARIDYSALRDMPTEEVIAALVDVPGIGIWTAEIYAMFSLGRADVFAPGDLALQEAARILFDLPDRPKERALRELAEAWSPWRSVAARLLWAYYRVAKDREGIR from the coding sequence ATGATCGGGCGGCGGATCGAGGGGCCGGACTGCGTGGCGGAAGGCGCGGCATGGCTGGCCGCGCGCGATGCGCGGTTTGCGGAGGCGCTGGCCCAGACCGGGCCGTTGCCGCTGCGGCTGAGACCGGACGGCTTTGCCCAGCTTTTGAGTGCGATTGTCAGCCAGCAGGTCAGCGTTGCCTCTGCCAATGCGATCTGGAACCGGATGCGCGCGGCACGGCTGACGGGGCCGCGCAAGATCCTCTGGGCCAGCGATGACGATTTGCGCGCGGTCGGGTTGAGCCGTCAGAAAATCCGCTATGCCCGCGCGCTGGCCGATGCGCGCATCGATTACTCAGCCTTGCGCGACATGCCCACCGAGGAGGTGATCGCGGCCCTTGTCGATGTGCCGGGGATCGGGATCTGGACGGCGGAGATCTATGCGATGTTTTCGCTGGGCCGCGCGGATGTCTTTGCTCCCGGAGATTTGGCGCTGCAGGAGGCAGCCCGCATTCTCTTCGATCTGCCCGATCGCCCGAAGGAGCGGGCCTTGCGCGAGCTGGCGGAGGCGTGGTCGCCCTGGCGGTCGGTTGCAGCACGGCTGCTCTGGGCCTATTACCGCGTGGCCAAGGACAGGGAAGGGATCAGATGA
- a CDS encoding Lrp/AsnC family transcriptional regulator gives MDKTDERLVGALRQNARASLSELAIQLQMSRTTVRARIERLVKRGDILGFTVVMKEDVLTDPVRGLMMIGIEGRGTDRILRQLHGLTDVRAVHSTNGRWDLIVELGTETLEALDKVLNRIRQMDGVTTSETSLLLATRKSAGR, from the coding sequence TTGGACAAAACGGACGAGCGGCTGGTGGGTGCGCTCAGGCAAAACGCGCGCGCATCTCTCTCAGAGCTGGCGATTCAGCTGCAGATGTCGCGCACAACGGTCAGGGCGCGGATCGAGCGGCTGGTCAAACGGGGCGATATCCTGGGCTTCACCGTGGTGATGAAGGAGGATGTGCTCACCGATCCTGTGCGGGGTCTGATGATGATCGGTATCGAAGGCCGGGGTACGGACCGGATCCTGCGCCAGCTTCATGGGTTGACGGATGTGCGCGCGGTGCATTCAACCAATGGACGGTGGGACCTGATCGTCGAGTTGGGGACCGAAACGCTGGAAGCGCTCGACAAGGTTCTGAACCGGATCCGTCAGATGGACGGTGTCACGACAAGCGAGACCAGTCTTCTTCTGGCCACGCGAAAGTCTGCCGGACGCTAG
- the rocF gene encoding arginase, whose protein sequence is MTPETCILIGAPVDSGKRRTGCLMGPDAYRTAGLADALRDLGHAVRDTGNLTVADHAADRDGDHPHARHQTIGWTTRLIAAAEQAMHDGMPIFLGGDHALSLGSVAGVTNYAASLGRPQFVLWLDAHADFHTPETSTSGNLHGTPLAYVTGRTGFDGFPTVQHPIPEERICILGLRSVDPEERAALNTTGIHRHDMREIDENGIAKPLAAFLDRVKSANGLLHVSLDVDFLDPVIAPAVGTTVPGGATIREAHLVMEMIHDSSLMSSLDLVELNPFLDERGRTAQVMVDLAASALGRRVFDRPTRAYS, encoded by the coding sequence ATGACCCCGGAAACCTGCATTTTGATCGGAGCACCCGTTGACAGCGGAAAGCGCAGAACCGGCTGTTTGATGGGGCCAGATGCCTACCGCACGGCGGGCCTGGCCGATGCGTTGCGCGATCTCGGCCATGCCGTGCGCGATACCGGCAATCTCACCGTCGCCGATCATGCGGCGGATCGCGACGGCGATCATCCGCATGCGCGACATCAGACGATCGGATGGACCACCCGGCTCATCGCGGCTGCGGAACAGGCGATGCATGATGGCATGCCGATCTTTTTGGGCGGGGATCATGCCCTCTCTCTGGGCAGCGTCGCGGGCGTCACTAACTACGCGGCCTCTCTGGGCAGACCGCAATTCGTCCTTTGGCTCGACGCTCATGCAGATTTTCACACACCGGAGACCAGCACTTCGGGAAACCTTCACGGCACCCCGCTGGCCTATGTGACCGGTCGTACGGGGTTTGACGGCTTTCCGACCGTGCAACATCCAATCCCGGAGGAGCGGATCTGCATTCTGGGCCTGCGATCCGTCGATCCCGAAGAACGGGCCGCGCTGAACACAACCGGGATCCACCGTCATGACATGCGCGAGATTGACGAGAACGGCATCGCGAAACCCCTGGCCGCCTTTCTGGATCGCGTCAAAAGTGCCAATGGCCTGCTGCATGTCTCGCTGGATGTCGATTTCCTTGATCCAGTGATCGCCCCCGCGGTCGGTACGACCGTTCCCGGCGGCGCCACGATCAGAGAGGCCCATCTGGTGATGGAGATGATCCATGACAGCAGCCTTATGAGCTCCCTCGATCTGGTTGAGCTGAACCCCTTTCTCGACGAACGCGGCCGCACGGCGCAGGTCATGGTGGATCTCGCCGCCTCCGCGCTCGGCCGCCGTGTTTTCGACCGCCCCACCCGGGCCTATTCCTGA
- a CDS encoding MFS transporter has translation MSTQTDTRAKRNVAVLVAAQAVLGSQITMIFVVGGLAGQQMAPLVCLATLPISLIVFGSMTTAPWLSTVMQRFGRRSGFLLGAAGGLIGAAISAYALMLESFWLFVAGSYLTGIYMSAQGFYRFAAADTASDAFRPKAISYVMAGGLVSAIIGPQLVSLLSGNTPDATVMRFFPVYLAAMGLNVLGMLFFFLLDIPKPPAPSADTPRGRSRWELLTTPRIAVAVICAMVSYALMNLVMTSTPLAVVGCGFGVADASNVVTAHVLAMFAPSFFTGHLIARFGVERIVATGLFILACAGAVALHDVELFNFFIALILLGIGWNFGFIGATAMLADAHTPQERGRMQGLNDLLVFGGVTFASLASGGLMNCSGGSPVEGWTAVNLAMAPFLALAGGSLIWLMLRPKSAPA, from the coding sequence ATGAGCACGCAGACAGACACACGCGCCAAACGCAACGTGGCCGTTCTGGTTGCCGCGCAGGCGGTGCTGGGCAGCCAGATCACCATGATCTTCGTGGTCGGCGGCCTTGCCGGTCAGCAGATGGCCCCGCTGGTCTGTCTGGCCACGCTTCCGATCTCCCTGATCGTGTTCGGCTCGATGACCACGGCGCCGTGGCTCAGCACCGTGATGCAGCGTTTCGGACGGCGGTCAGGATTTCTTCTGGGCGCGGCGGGTGGTCTGATCGGTGCGGCGATTTCAGCCTATGCCCTGATGCTCGAAAGCTTCTGGCTCTTTGTCGCTGGCAGCTATCTGACTGGCATCTATATGTCCGCGCAAGGCTTTTACCGTTTCGCCGCCGCCGACACCGCGTCGGACGCGTTTCGGCCCAAGGCGATTTCCTATGTGATGGCCGGCGGTCTGGTCTCCGCCATTATCGGTCCTCAACTTGTCAGCCTGCTCAGCGGCAACACCCCAGACGCCACGGTGATGCGCTTTTTCCCCGTCTATCTTGCGGCGATGGGCCTGAACGTTCTGGGAATGCTGTTCTTCTTCCTGCTGGACATTCCGAAACCGCCCGCCCCTTCTGCGGATACACCCCGTGGGCGCAGCCGCTGGGAGCTCTTGACGACACCGCGTATCGCCGTCGCCGTGATCTGCGCGATGGTGTCCTACGCGCTGATGAACCTGGTCATGACATCGACCCCTCTTGCCGTCGTGGGGTGCGGGTTTGGCGTCGCGGACGCCTCCAACGTGGTGACCGCCCATGTGCTGGCCATGTTCGCGCCGTCCTTTTTCACAGGACACCTGATCGCGCGGTTCGGGGTCGAGCGGATTGTGGCAACAGGATTGTTCATTCTCGCCTGTGCCGGTGCAGTGGCCCTGCATGATGTCGAACTCTTCAACTTCTTCATCGCGCTGATCCTTCTGGGCATCGGCTGGAACTTCGGTTTTATCGGTGCAACAGCCATGCTGGCCGACGCGCACACGCCTCAGGAACGCGGACGCATGCAGGGTCTGAACGACCTGCTGGTCTTTGGCGGCGTCACCTTTGCCTCCCTTGCATCGGGCGGCCTGATGAACTGCTCCGGCGGCTCCCCGGTCGAAGGGTGGACCGCGGTGAACCTCGCCATGGCGCCTTTCCTCGCACTTGCGGGCGGGTCTCTGATCTGGCTCATGCTACGACCGAAATCCGCGCCAGCATAA
- a CDS encoding alpha/beta hydrolase produces the protein MTRVLNAGRKDPVSGETRSALVFLHGYGANGADLLGLADPLGEHLPDTLFVAPDAPEACAGAPFGFQWFPIPWIDNSSEEEAARGMRAAVDDLNAFLDALMVDEDLLPEQVVLFGFSQGTMMSLHVAPRREDAVAGIVAFSGRLLEPELLEDEVKVRPPVLLVHGDADDVVPAQSLPEAAEALQKAGFQDVYAHIMKGTGHGIAPDGLSVALAFMRDKLGL, from the coding sequence ATGACACGGGTTTTGAATGCCGGCCGGAAGGACCCGGTTTCGGGGGAAACACGTTCAGCGCTGGTGTTTCTACATGGCTACGGTGCAAATGGAGCGGATCTTCTGGGGCTGGCCGATCCGCTGGGAGAGCATTTGCCGGATACGCTTTTTGTTGCGCCTGATGCGCCGGAAGCTTGCGCCGGGGCCCCGTTCGGCTTTCAGTGGTTTCCAATCCCATGGATCGACAATTCGTCGGAAGAGGAGGCGGCGCGCGGCATGCGCGCGGCGGTCGACGACCTGAACGCGTTTCTTGACGCGTTGATGGTGGATGAGGATCTTCTGCCGGAACAGGTCGTGCTTTTCGGGTTCTCCCAGGGCACGATGATGAGCCTGCATGTCGCACCAAGGCGCGAGGATGCGGTTGCGGGGATCGTGGCGTTTTCCGGTCGCTTGCTGGAGCCCGAGTTGCTGGAAGACGAGGTCAAGGTGCGGCCGCCGGTTCTGCTGGTGCACGGTGATGCGGACGATGTCGTACCCGCACAATCGCTGCCCGAAGCGGCGGAGGCGTTGCAAAAGGCGGGTTTCCAGGATGTCTATGCGCATATCATGAAAGGGACGGGCCACGGGATCGCGCCGGACGGTCTGAGCGTGGCGCTGGCCTTCATGCGGGACAAGCTGGGACTTTAG
- a CDS encoding Hint domain-containing protein, protein MEQDELNDPGDAQPIANLIGFWDFLTGGETDDTGLDDGFAQNGFLENGAVVTSGQLCLDGEDDRFDVAGNDDPFDLSEGTIVAEFTQTDNTNGTFQTVVNRGQFFDAATEGYFEIRVDQDGSVVVTHAANGVSIEESTGPILVPDDTVRVTYEWSSADGGQLIVENLTTDTTETIAISQTGLDMDIGGNDGISFSIGARENVDDEYLKFFEGKIDSVAVYDGKLSVSGRDGIVSGTDGDDNIDITYTGDPDGDRVDNGDAILPGEGPDDDIIRAGDGNDTITGGAGADEIDGGADRDVIVGGNAGDAVDGGETGDDFDVLDLRDAGPLRIASQTPDADGNSTSGTIEFLDGDGNPTGTMTFTEIEEILLPTARDGIVEGTDGDDTIDTGYTGDPDGDIIDGGDAILPGEGPDDDIVDAGDGDDSIDSGAGDDDVDGGEGNDTINTGDGSDEVDGGAGNDVIDTSAGGVPLPDLGFPGYTSTDPNVPPVPADTDPDDDRDTVMGGAGDDTISTGDDADLIDGGTGNDQIDGGIDADTINAGAGNDLVIGGEGADSILAGAGNDTVYGGLDPVFPDGLNIRDDGSDGDPDPETRNGLDFIDAGAGDDLVFGQDDDDTIIGGAGNDTLDGGIDDDSIDGGTGDDVITGGQGVDTLSGGDDRDTFLGGNAGDFIDGGEGGIDEDTLDLRGAAGAENPNGTLTVELSSDNPENGTVTFFDEDGNATGTLEFINIETVIPCFTPGTMIATPTGERRVEDLEIGDRVITRDNGIQDIRWLGKRALTGQELVQAEHLRPVLIRAGALGNGLPERDMMVSPNHRVLVANDKTALYFEEREVLVAAKHLTGLDGVDVVEVSGVTYIHFMFEQHEVVLSDGAWTESFQPGDQTLAGVGDAQRNEIFELFPELKTPEGVAAYNSARRSLKKHEAHLLMN, encoded by the coding sequence ATGGAACAGGACGAATTGAACGATCCCGGTGATGCACAGCCGATCGCGAACCTGATTGGCTTTTGGGATTTCCTGACAGGTGGCGAAACCGACGATACCGGCCTCGACGATGGCTTTGCTCAAAACGGCTTTCTGGAAAACGGGGCGGTCGTAACGTCCGGTCAGCTTTGCCTCGACGGCGAAGATGACCGTTTCGATGTCGCGGGCAATGACGATCCCTTTGATCTCTCCGAAGGGACGATCGTTGCTGAGTTCACGCAGACAGACAACACCAACGGCACGTTCCAGACGGTGGTGAACCGCGGTCAGTTTTTCGACGCGGCAACCGAAGGCTATTTTGAAATCCGCGTCGATCAGGACGGCTCTGTCGTCGTGACCCACGCGGCGAATGGTGTGTCGATCGAGGAATCGACCGGGCCGATCCTGGTGCCCGACGATACCGTCCGCGTCACGTATGAATGGTCGTCCGCGGATGGCGGCCAGCTCATCGTGGAAAACCTGACCACGGACACGACCGAGACGATTGCGATCTCTCAGACCGGTCTGGACATGGATATTGGCGGCAATGACGGGATTAGTTTCTCGATTGGCGCGCGTGAGAATGTTGATGACGAGTACCTCAAGTTTTTTGAAGGCAAGATCGATTCCGTCGCTGTGTATGATGGTAAACTCAGCGTAAGTGGTCGCGACGGAATCGTGTCTGGCACCGATGGCGATGATAACATCGACATCACTTATACGGGTGATCCCGATGGCGACCGCGTCGACAACGGCGATGCCATCCTGCCCGGCGAAGGACCGGATGATGACATCATCCGCGCCGGCGACGGCAACGATACGATCACCGGCGGTGCGGGCGCGGACGAAATCGACGGCGGCGCGGATCGCGATGTGATCGTGGGCGGCAATGCAGGCGATGCGGTTGATGGCGGTGAGACCGGTGACGATTTCGACGTCCTGGATTTGCGCGATGCAGGTCCGTTGCGGATCGCCAGCCAGACGCCTGATGCGGATGGCAACTCCACGTCCGGCACAATCGAGTTCCTGGACGGTGACGGAAACCCGACCGGCACGATGACCTTCACGGAAATCGAAGAAATCCTGCTGCCGACGGCACGGGATGGCATCGTCGAGGGGACAGATGGCGACGATACGATCGACACCGGCTATACCGGCGATCCTGACGGCGATATCATTGATGGTGGCGACGCGATCTTGCCTGGCGAAGGCCCGGATGACGATATTGTCGATGCCGGTGACGGCGACGACTCCATCGATTCCGGCGCTGGCGACGATGACGTCGACGGGGGCGAAGGAAACGACACCATCAACACAGGCGACGGAAGCGACGAAGTCGATGGTGGTGCGGGCAACGACGTGATTGATACGTCTGCCGGTGGCGTTCCGCTGCCTGATCTGGGCTTCCCGGGCTACACCAGCACCGATCCGAACGTTCCGCCTGTCCCGGCGGATACCGACCCAGATGATGACCGTGACACCGTCATGGGCGGCGCGGGTGACGACACCATCTCGACCGGCGACGACGCCGACCTGATTGATGGCGGAACCGGTAATGACCAGATCGACGGCGGCATTGATGCGGACACGATCAATGCAGGCGCTGGCAATGACCTTGTCATCGGCGGGGAAGGGGCGGACAGCATTCTGGCGGGGGCCGGAAATGACACCGTATATGGTGGTCTCGACCCGGTCTTTCCCGATGGGCTCAACATCCGCGATGACGGCAGCGATGGCGATCCGGATCCCGAAACCCGCAACGGCCTGGATTTCATCGACGCAGGCGCCGGCGATGACCTCGTCTTCGGTCAGGATGATGACGACACCATCATCGGGGGCGCCGGCAACGACACGTTGGATGGCGGTATCGATGACGACAGTATCGATGGCGGAACCGGTGATGACGTGATCACAGGCGGGCAGGGTGTCGATACCCTGTCCGGCGGCGATGACCGCGACACGTTCCTTGGCGGCAATGCCGGTGACTTCATCGACGGGGGCGAAGGCGGCATTGACGAAGATACGCTGGATCTTCGCGGTGCGGCTGGTGCAGAGAACCCGAACGGCACACTCACGGTTGAGCTGAGCTCGGATAACCCTGAAAACGGAACGGTCACCTTCTTTGACGAAGACGGCAACGCCACCGGCACGCTGGAATTCATCAACATCGAGACGGTGATCCCCTGTTTCACACCGGGCACCATGATCGCGACCCCGACGGGCGAGCGGCGTGTGGAGGATCTGGAAATCGGGGATCGCGTGATCACGCGCGACAACGGCATTCAGGACATCCGCTGGCTTGGAAAGCGTGCGCTGACCGGGCAGGAGCTGGTGCAGGCAGAGCATCTGCGTCCGGTTCTGATCCGCGCGGGCGCGCTTGGCAACGGTCTGCCAGAGCGTGACATGATGGTCAGCCCCAATCACCGGGTCCTGGTGGCAAACGACAAGACGGCCCTCTACTTCGAAGAGCGGGAAGTTCTGGTCGCTGCCAAGCATCTGACTGGTCTTGACGGGGTCGATGTGGTTGAGGTGTCCGGTGTGACATACATCCACTTCATGTTCGAACAGCACGAGGTTGTTCTATCGGATGGCGCATGGACAGAAAGCTTCCAGCCAGGTGACCAAACACTCGCGGGTGTCGGCGATGCACAGCGCAACGAGATCTTTGAACTCTTCCCGGAGCTCAAGACACCGGAAGGTGTGGCGGCTTACAACTCGGCCCGCCGCTCTTTGAAAAAGCACGAAGCGCATCTGTTGATGAACTGA
- a CDS encoding ornithine cyclodeaminase — protein MLEPSDKALVPFVSVDHMMQLIHRIGLPDMLRGLADYVEADFKRWELFDKTPRVASHSAEGVIELMPTSDGAVYGFKYVNGHPKNTAEGLQTVTAFGLLADVPTGYPVLLSEMTLLTALRTAATSAMVAKHLAPSGARTMAMIGNGAQSEFQSLAMQAICGIDTIRLYDTDADATRKCAANLAGTGLRIVSCATAEEAMEGAEIVTTCTADKQYATILTDNMIGPGIHINAIGGDCPGKTELAPAILQRARIFVEYPPQTRIEGEIQQLDPDHPVTELWQVISGTTPGRRAATDITLFDSVGFAIEDFSALRYIRDQLANHPLYHPLDLLADPDDPRDLYGMLQRARP, from the coding sequence ATGCTAGAACCCTCTGACAAAGCGCTCGTCCCCTTCGTATCCGTCGATCACATGATGCAGCTGATCCACCGGATCGGCCTGCCTGACATGTTGCGTGGCCTTGCAGACTATGTCGAAGCCGATTTCAAACGGTGGGAGCTCTTCGACAAGACCCCGCGCGTCGCCAGCCATTCCGCGGAGGGCGTGATCGAGTTGATGCCGACCTCGGATGGCGCGGTCTACGGGTTCAAATACGTCAATGGTCACCCCAAAAACACGGCCGAAGGCCTGCAAACCGTCACCGCCTTTGGCCTTCTGGCGGATGTTCCCACAGGCTATCCGGTGCTGCTGAGCGAGATGACGCTTCTGACCGCGCTCCGCACGGCCGCCACCTCCGCGATGGTTGCAAAGCATCTCGCGCCCTCTGGCGCCAGGACGATGGCCATGATCGGAAATGGCGCACAGTCAGAGTTTCAGTCCCTCGCGATGCAGGCAATCTGCGGCATCGACACGATCCGCCTTTACGACACCGATGCAGACGCCACCCGGAAATGTGCGGCCAACCTCGCCGGGACGGGCCTGCGGATCGTCTCCTGCGCAACAGCAGAGGAGGCGATGGAAGGGGCCGAGATCGTGACCACCTGTACGGCTGACAAGCAATATGCGACGATCCTGACTGACAACATGATCGGCCCCGGCATCCATATCAATGCCATCGGCGGCGATTGCCCGGGCAAGACCGAGCTGGCCCCGGCGATATTGCAGCGTGCGCGGATCTTCGTCGAGTACCCGCCCCAGACCCGCATCGAGGGAGAGATCCAGCAGCTCGACCCCGACCATCCGGTCACCGAGCTTTGGCAGGTGATCTCCGGCACCACGCCCGGTCGCCGCGCCGCCACCGACATCACCCTCTTCGACAGCGTTGGCTTCGCGATCGAGGATTTTTCGGCCCTGCGCTATATCCGCGACCAACTGGCCAATCATCCGCTCTACCATCCGCTTGATCTGCTCGCCGACCCGGACGACCCCCGCGACCTCTACGGAATGCTTCAGCGCGCCCGCCCATAA
- a CDS encoding NTP transferase domain-containing protein yields the protein MSGSVSDIPVIVLAAGGSTRMRGADKLLEDVDGEPLVRRQARIARAVTTGQVLVALPPKPHSRYAALDGLDVTPLEVRAAAEGMNASLRTAFGALPPHAAAAMLVLGDMPDLTENDLRCVLHQIDLKEETLIWRGVTESNRPGHPIVFAAALFPRFADLKGDGGGREVVAAAQGRISLIPLPGDRARLDLDTPEDWAMWRAQRQST from the coding sequence ATGAGTGGTTCCGTATCCGATATTCCGGTCATTGTGCTGGCCGCCGGCGGCTCGACCCGCATGCGGGGGGCTGACAAATTGCTGGAAGACGTCGACGGCGAACCGCTGGTGCGTCGGCAGGCCCGCATCGCACGCGCTGTCACCACGGGGCAGGTCCTCGTCGCGCTGCCGCCGAAGCCGCATTCACGCTATGCGGCGCTGGACGGTTTGGATGTGACACCTCTGGAAGTTCGCGCCGCAGCGGAAGGGATGAACGCCTCGCTCAGAACGGCCTTCGGCGCCTTACCGCCGCACGCCGCAGCAGCCATGCTGGTTCTGGGAGACATGCCAGACCTCACCGAGAATGACTTGAGATGTGTCCTGCATCAGATTGATCTCAAAGAGGAAACCTTGATCTGGAGGGGCGTGACGGAAAGCAATCGACCAGGCCACCCCATCGTCTTCGCGGCCGCCCTTTTCCCGCGTTTTGCAGACCTAAAGGGTGATGGTGGCGGCAGGGAGGTCGTGGCCGCTGCGCAGGGCCGCATCTCGCTGATCCCCCTACCCGGCGACAGGGCGCGTCTTGATCTGGATACACCGGAAGACTGGGCGATGTGGCGGGCTCAACGACAAAGCACGTAA
- a CDS encoding YqaA family protein has translation MIRALYDRTLALAEHPQALWWLAFIAFLESSVFPIPPDVLMIPMILARPSRAWLIAGVALIASVLGGLLGYAIGALAYESVGHPILSALGKADAMLAFNARFNDFGFWAVLTAGITPFPYKVITIMSGWTGMPLATFVATSILARGLRFFIVAGLLWRFGSPIRDFIERRLGLMFTLFVALLIGGFAVLRLL, from the coding sequence ATGATCCGAGCCCTCTATGATCGCACCCTCGCCTTGGCTGAGCATCCACAGGCTTTGTGGTGGCTCGCCTTTATTGCGTTTCTGGAAAGCTCGGTCTTTCCGATCCCGCCCGACGTTCTGATGATCCCCATGATCCTCGCACGCCCATCGCGTGCCTGGTTGATCGCCGGTGTGGCCTTGATCGCATCGGTCCTTGGCGGGCTGCTGGGCTATGCGATCGGCGCGTTGGCCTATGAAAGCGTTGGACACCCCATCCTTTCGGCACTTGGCAAGGCCGATGCGATGCTGGCATTCAATGCGCGCTTTAACGATTTCGGCTTTTGGGCCGTGCTCACCGCTGGCATCACGCCGTTTCCCTACAAGGTGATCACCATCATGTCGGGCTGGACCGGGATGCCGCTGGCGACCTTTGTCGCCACCTCCATCCTGGCCCGAGGTCTTCGCTTCTTTATCGTCGCCGGTCTGCTGTGGCGCTTTGGCTCACCCATCCGTGACTTCATCGAGCGCAGGCTGGGTCTTATGTTTACTCTGTTTGTCGCGCTTTTGATCGGTGGTTTTGCGGTGCTTCGCCTCTTATGA
- a CDS encoding pseudouridine synthase: MTRLILFNKPYGVLSQFTDKGTADSPRATLSNYVDVPDVYPAGRLDRDSEGLLLLTDDGALQARISHPRHKMAKTYWVQIEGLPGAAALDALRAGVSLKDGRTRPAEVRQIAPPPGLWPREPPIRVRKSVPDCWIELTLSEGRNRQVRRMTAAVGHPTLRLIRARIGDWSMNNLLPGAWRDAPPQPRRRPKGRRSGPA; the protein is encoded by the coding sequence ATGACGCGACTGATCCTCTTCAACAAACCCTATGGCGTACTGTCGCAATTCACCGACAAGGGGACGGCGGACAGTCCGCGCGCCACCCTTTCGAACTATGTCGACGTGCCGGATGTCTATCCCGCCGGCCGGCTGGATCGCGACAGCGAGGGCTTGCTGCTTTTGACCGATGACGGCGCGCTGCAGGCCCGGATCAGCCATCCCCGTCATAAGATGGCGAAAACCTACTGGGTGCAGATCGAAGGTCTACCCGGGGCCGCGGCACTCGACGCGCTGCGCGCGGGCGTATCCCTGAAAGACGGGCGGACCCGCCCCGCAGAGGTCCGGCAGATCGCCCCACCGCCGGGTCTTTGGCCACGCGAGCCTCCGATCCGGGTGCGCAAGTCCGTACCGGATTGCTGGATCGAACTCACGCTCTCCGAGGGCCGCAACCGTCAGGTGCGCCGAATGACAGCCGCTGTGGGTCATCCCACGCTCCGCCTTATCCGGGCCCGCATCGGCGATTGGAGCATGAACAACCTCCTCCCTGGCGCATGGCGCGATGCGCCGCCGCAACCGCGACGACGCCCAAAAGGGCGAAGGAGCGGACCCGCCTAA